In Lolium rigidum isolate FL_2022 chromosome 7, APGP_CSIRO_Lrig_0.1, whole genome shotgun sequence, the DNA window tgtgcaaataaaataacgaaatatttttatattttcggattaaaatagtgatgcaaataaaAAGTAAGAAAAATGCAATGAAAAGATGTttgttatgattaaaattggatcgAGATTCATGGATTTACTTGATTATTCTCTCTTTTAATTTGTAGCggataataacaattcatcaataagATAATAAAAATATAACTTCAATATGTgtaagatacacattcatataggaatcacgtcctaacataaagatgatgcaacacatctctcttatactccacaagcaaAAAAGAGCAGGATAACTTACAATAGAAGAGGTTGTAGCACACTAGATGTCGGCTTCACATTCTTTCACAACTCTACCGCCACGAAGCAAAATGAGACTTCTTTCACAACTCTATTGCCATGAAGCAAAACGAGACTTCTTTTAACCTAGAGGATCgttgattgtcttcacaaatattgATCACTTTAAAATGTGACACGTTGGTATATTAGTGAACAATGATTTTATAGTAGCAATGTGGAGCATGTTAATGTTATTGTAAGAATCCTCCATGCGAAAAAAACGTGCCAAATCGATAGGTCTTGGTCCGCCATAGCTTCAAGGCttgaagcaccacactgcaatgttcatgatacttttttttttgtaaaacttgACATCCAAATGTATTTCAAATTCCTAGGCTGTTTTGAGGATGTTCTTACCTGGTTTGGGGGCGTTGCCACCATTTGCCATATCCGCCATTAAATCATGGACTGGACTACCCGGCGACGCCGCACGGTTCCCACTACTCACATGCATGCGTAATTAATTAGTCTCTTACACTCACATGTATGCAATTATTAGTCCTCACACTCACATGCATGCCACTAATTACTATTCACATAGAGCCATCTCACCTCCGTATGTAGGATGCATGCAAACAATGATGTCATGCAatattctctcacttctcaaattTTGAAATGTTTTATCTCGTAAATCTGCCCAATTGATGTTCTGTTTTCACAATCGGCTTAGTTACGAcaagatcttcgaaactagatctcaTGTCGCTATGTTTTGATAACTTTTGTTTTCATCAACAATTCCCAGATTATTCTCTCATACTTCCCAGATTATCAATTACTAAAAAAAATTGTTTATTGATATTTACAAGATCGTCACATATTTGTTGGGTTATGCATGACTAGATGCCGACAATTGCTAGATTTTGTGACGTGCTTGTCATATTTATTCGCTACTTTATTGAAATAACGTATTTGTCAATTTCATTATGCCATTCTACATCGATGCAAAATACATGATATATTTTTTTTGTTGCATGGTATCATCTTCTAGTTGCTGGACACATTTTAAGGCTCGCTCTCTAAATTTTGTAGATCATTTCACTGTCTAAAAATATGGAGTATATGCACATAAGTGTCATGGCAATTGTATGTTGATAACCTGGCAACCGTGTTAACATAATCTGGGAACTGAACCAATAAAAAAAATCATCGAAACATAACAATATATGATCTAGTTTTGAAGCCCTCGTCGAGACAAATTTCGTGGTGAAAACGAATCACTAATCGGATTAATGGTTTAGGAGATAAATCATTTTCAATTTTCGAATCTAGTAATTAATGCGATGATATTAGCGTCAGATTACTACATGCATGCATGTTACGGCTCCTATAGGGAAAAACATCCAAAACCTGCCGCCGCACAGGTTTAAGTTTGTGGGGCGCTTCTACATAGATTTTCCCTTAAATCATTCATTCATATTACACGGATGCGCTGCATTTTAGGAATAGTGTCAGACCATTTATTTGAAGTAGCGAAAAAGCCCAGAATACATGGGAATGGGCTAGTTGGATCTGCAAAGGCCCAAACTAATTACAAGGACGGCGGCAGGCAACCAGCGCGTCTTTTTTGGGCCGGAATCGTGTTATTGAAGTAGCAAAAGCTCAGCACTAATTCGGCACGGCTTGGCCCTTACTGCAGAGCCGCGCCATCCTCTGGAGCAGCGCCGCGATGTGCGCGTCGTCGCCGTCGTTccgcgccaccacctcccgcAGCTCCCTCGCGCGGCGcctcgccgcctccccctccttcCCGTTCACGGTGGCGCGCACCGCCCGAGCCACTTCCTCCGCCGTGAACTCTCCGAACCACTCCTGCTGCACGCGCGCGGCCGCCGCGCCCACCTCCGCCGCGAGGTTGGCGTTCAGCGGCTGGTCGATGTGCAGCGGCAGGGCCACCATGGGAACCCCCGCCGCCATGGACTCCAGCACCGAGCTCCACCCGCAGTGGGTCAGGAACGCGCCGCAGGAAGGGTGCGACAGGACGCGCCGCTGCGGCACCCACCCCTCCGCCACCATCCCCCGCGCCGGAGCGAACCCTGGCGGCATGGACCTCGCCGCGCCGCGAACGTCGTCCTCGGCGTCCGGGAACCGCACCACCCACAGGAAAGGGACGCCGCTCAGCTCCAGGCCGTGCGCCATCTGCGCCATCTGGCTCTCCGACATGAAGTACTCGCTGCCGAATGAGACGAGCACCACGGAGGCCGGCTGCTCCCCGTCGAGCCACTGAATCACGCGTTCGGAACCCCCGTGCTCGTCCTGCGATCCATCGCCGTCGGTGAGCAGCGGTCCTGTGGGCACGATCTCCTTGCCGACGAGCTGGGACAGGTAGTCCATGTACTTGCGCTCGATGTCGGCGCACGTCTTGACGGCCACGAACCCGGAGGAGCGGTCCAGGCTGAGCGGCAGGCGGTCGCGCTCGGGGACCAGCGCGGTGCCGCCGTCGCAGCGGATGGCGAGCAGCGCGGTGTACTTAGCGTCCTCATCAGGCCCGCCGAGGCTGATGGCCTCGAACGGGAACGCGCGGGGGACGCGCTCGTTCTCCAGGCAGTGAGCGAAAAacgccgtggcggcggcgctgcacgTGCTGAAGTGCACGGCCGGCACCCCGCGCGCGGCGGCCTCGAGCGGCGCCCACGGCTGGATGAAGTCGTAGAGGAGGACGTCCGGGCGCGGGCGGAGGCCGTCGAGGAGCGCGCCGAAGCGGGGCGCGGCGAGGTCGCAGGCGCGCTTGAGGGCCGGCATGAGGCGGGCcgggaggcgcttggtggtgtgcAGCGCGGGCGGGAGGTCGGGGAGCGAGGGGAGGTGGAGCGGGACGAGGTTGATCCTGTCCGTCTGGTGGGAAGCGAGGGGCGCGAGGTTGGCCGGCGTGGAGACGAGGTGGACGACGACGTCGAGGTGGGAGGTGGTGACGGCGGTGAGGCGCCTGGCTAGCTCGAGGTACGGGTTGATGTGGCCGTGCGCCAGCCACGGGAACATGACCACGCTcatgcgctcgcgctccgcctgcgCCATGGCGATCGATCGGTCAGTCGGATCAATACAGTGCAGCTAGCCGTGCCGGCCTGACTAGAGTACGTTCTGCTACGCGAGGTGGGATCTGGCCGGCGCGTGGAGTTTATAGCAGGAGTGGTCGTGTCTGGGTTGGCGTGGTGCGCTGACGACGTAGGGTACGTGCAGCGAGGGCGAAGGAGGGAGCGCCGCGCGGGAGGCAGCCGGAGGTCAAGGGTTGCGGTGTGCACTCAAGGCGTCGTGGTGAGCGACACGTAGAGAGGCGTGGCGTTACGTGTGTCCACCGTCCTCGACTACGTTCCACGAGATTCCTCCCATTCAAGATGGCGCGCGACGGCACCAGGTTTTGTTAGCTTCACCATCATATCACACGAGTTTTCGCACCCAGATGTAAGATATGCTTCTgttttttaaataatttttaaggcattttaaaatattaaaaaatattgCATCTATATTTCAATGTTCTATGTGCTCCAGAGTCGTTTCACAATAAACCGATATTGTTTGTGTCATGTATAAAAAATGATAAAATTCGATGTAAAAAAGCTTTTATTTAGacatttctttatttttctacACACCACTTGGCCTGTGCACCTAAAATGTCAATATGTATGTGCACAATTTTGTTCGATTTTTTGAAAGATTTAAAATGTTTTCTCGAGTGGCAGGAGCATATCAACCTGGGATTAAAACTGTATTTCCGAATACTTACGCTCGACTTtgttgcaacaaaaaaaaaacaaagaactgGGTATCAGCCAGTAGTAAATTGCAAAACTTAAACCATCTTAGAATTTTCGAATAAAATGTTTTTAATGAGTGGCGGCGCTAGGAGTTTGGCGCGATGGAGCTTAGAGTTAGGGCGGCGAGGGGTTGGTAGCTGCTAGGGCACCGTCATGGTCTGGACTGCTAATTGTCTTGAATGACGCTCTCTATCCGCACGGAGACGGCAGGCAATGAGCGAAACTTGTAGGTCTAGATCGAATAATATTATTGGGTATCCACCATTGATTTGTGATGGTTTAGCCATGCTTATCTCCTTGCACCAATTCATTGATCTGGATGTCGGCCTCTTTGATCTGGCCATTGACGGTTTCTACTCTTCCTTTCGGAGATCTCCGCCCTTTGGCGCATGCATAGTGTCCCTGGTTATCTAGATTGGAATCGATCAAACTGTGTGTGCCCTTATCTTTACCAGTGAGGCTTCATGAGGACGTGGCGTGAAGCTTCGCATTCTTGTCGGTTTCATAGGACATGTCTATGTATATAAATTTACATGGTGTTGACAAAGGTGGAGAAACTCATGTGATTGTGATTAGAGGTTTTGAAGGTATGGTGGAGATATGTTTTGGTTTCGGCGAAGACTGTTGAACATGCTCTTGTGTGTCGGGTGTTTGGTGACTCGCAGTAGCATCAGCAAATGAGATTGGCAACACAGGTGGACTCCATTCTTTGTGGTACTCCTCGAGTATCGAGTCACGGTTTTCTGGGTTAAAACCCAAAGTTTGACATTTATTGGGTTTACCTAGAAATGGTCTTGGCGAAGGCATTGTTTTCTGAACTCGGATTttcttcaaggtgaaaacctaagattttcGATTGGACGGAGACAATGCTTGTGAATTGCTTCCATCTTGCGGGCATTGCTTTTGGAGAATATCCTTTTGTAGTCTAGGTTTTGTATTTGGTGATGGTTAGAGAACTGCTGCGGGagcttttttttctctttttttatgtGTGCATCTTTGATGTTTATGGCATCTTGTTGGTGCAAAGGTTGGGGGTAATAGGTATctccgtgatattaatatattcctttataGAAAAATAAATTTGTAGCCTGATATTCATTTAACCAAAATCATCGTTGTTTTGCCAATATCGTCATTGTTTTTCCAAAATCATTAATATTCACATGAATACCTAGAAATGTCCTAGCGCCGCCTCTGTGTCCAATCGTGTAGGAACAAAGTTTCACATGTAGAAATTTGTCTATGTATATAACAACATTTGCaacattttttttccaaaatccGTAAAAATTGCAAGGTGTGGCAAAAAAAATTCAATGTACCGAAAGAAGCGTAAATTGTTCCACCCTTGACCGGAGCAAAGTACACTTTTCGCCTACCATTATGattgtgatacgtccccgacgtatccataatttctgtcgttccatgtttgttttatgacaatacttacatgttttgcttgcactttatgatgttttcatgcattttccggaactaacctattaacaagatgccacagtgccagttcctgttttctgctgtttttggttccagaaaggctgttcgggcaatattctcggaattggacgaaatcaacgccaaacctcctattttctccggaaggctccgaacaccgaagaagagtcggagaggggccgagggggccaccacaccacatggcggcgcgggccaggcctaggccgcgccggcctagggtgtggcgcccccaggtgcccccctgtgccgcctcttcgcctataaaagccctttcgacctaaaaacgcagtaccaattgacgaaactccagaaagactccaggggcgccgccaccgtcgcgaaactccaattcgggggacagaactctgtcccggcacactgccgggacggggaagtgcccccggaagccatctccatcaacgccatcgcctccgccatgctccgtgagtagttgatggcgtgtatttcacacgttcgttgggcaaccccaagaggaaggtatgatgagcacagcagcaagttttccctcagaaagaaaccaaggtttatcgaaccaggaggagccaagaagcacgttgaaggttgatggcggcgggatgtagtgcggcgcaacaccggagattccggcgccaacgtggaacctgcacaacacaaccaaagtactttgccccaacgaaacggtgaggttgtcaatctcaccggcttgctgtaacaaaggattaaccgtattgtgtggaagatgattgtttgcgagagaaaacggtaaaaacaagtattgcgatggattgtatttcggtaaagagaattggaccggggtccacgagttcactagaggtgtctctcccataagacgaacggcatgttgggtgaacaaattacggttgggcaattgacaaataaagagagcatgacaatgcacatacatatcatgatgagtatagtgagatttaattgggcattacgacaaagtacatagaccgccatccaagctgcatctatgcctaaaaagtccaccttcgggttatcatccgaaccccctccggtattaagttgcaaagcaacgagacaattgcattaagtatggtgcgtaatgtaactagtgactacatccttgaacatagcactaatgttttatccctagtggcaacggcacaacacaaccttagaactttacgtccttgtcccgagtgtcaatgcgggcatgaacccactatcgagcataagtactccctcttggagttaaaagcatctacttggccggagcatctactagtaacggagagcatgcaagatcataaataacacataagcataactttgataatcaacataacaagtattctctattcatcggatcccaacaaacgcaacatatagaattacatatagatgatcttgatcatgataggcagctcacaagatccgacaatgatagcacaatggggagaagacaaccatctagctactgctatggacccatagtccaggggtagactactcactcatcactccggaggcgaccatggcggtgtagagtcctccgggagatgattcccctctccggcggggtgccggaggcgatctccgggatccccgagatgggatcggcggcgacggcgtctcggtaaggttttccgtatcgtggctctcggtgctgggggtttcgtcacggaggctttaagtaggcggaagggcaagtcgagagggggcacgggggccccagatgacagggcggcgcggccaagggggggccgcgccgccctagggtttggctcccctgtggccccacttcgtttcgtcttcggacttctggaagcttcgtgagaaaataggcctctgggcttttatttcgtccaattccgagaatatttctttactaggatttctgaaaccaaaaacagcgagaaaacgacagcggcacttcggcatcttgttaataggttagttccgagaaaatgcacgaatatgacataaagtgtgcataaaacatgtagataacatcaataatgtggcatggaacacaagaaattatcgatacgttggagacgtatcggcatccccaagcttagttactgctcgtcccgagcgaggtaaaacgataacaaagataatttacggagtgacatgccatcataatcttgatcatactatttgtaaagcatatgtagagaatgcagcgatcaaaacaatgtgtatgacatgagtaaacaagtgaatcataaagcaaagacttttcatgaatagcacttcaagacaagcatcaataagtcttgcataagagttaactcataaagcaataattcaaagtaaaggtattgaagcaacacaaaagaagattaagtttcagcggttgctttcaacttgtaacatgtatatctcatggatattgtcaacatagagtaatataataagtgcaataagcaagtatgtaggaatcaatgcacagttcacacaagtgtttgcttcttgaggtggagagaaataggtgagctgactcaacattgaaagtaaaagaatggtcctcataga includes these proteins:
- the LOC124670631 gene encoding UDP-glucosyltransferase 29-like, encoding MAQAERERMSVVMFPWLAHGHINPYLELARRLTAVTTSHLDVVVHLVSTPANLAPLASHQTDRINLVPLHLPSLPDLPPALHTTKRLPARLMPALKRACDLAAPRFGALLDGLRPRPDVLLYDFIQPWAPLEAAARGVPAVHFSTCSAAATAFFAHCLENERVPRAFPFEAISLGGPDEDAKYTALLAIRCDGGTALVPERDRLPLSLDRSSGFVAVKTCADIERKYMDYLSQLVGKEIVPTGPLLTDGDGSQDEHGGSERVIQWLDGEQPASVVLVSFGSEYFMSESQMAQMAHGLELSGVPFLWVVRFPDAEDDVRGAARSMPPGFAPARGMVAEGWVPQRRVLSHPSCGAFLTHCGWSSVLESMAAGVPMVALPLHIDQPLNANLAAEVGAAAARVQQEWFGEFTAEEVARAVRATVNGKEGEAARRRARELREVVARNDGDDAHIAALLQRMARLCSKGQAVPN